The proteins below are encoded in one region of Amycolatopsis magusensis:
- a CDS encoding WhiB family transcriptional regulator produces MEFADWTERAACGDHDPELFFPLSDVGPGARQAERAKAVCAGCPVRTQCLSYALDHGLDHGIFGGATERERRALKRATAAPRAA; encoded by the coding sequence ATGGAATTCGCTGACTGGACCGAACGCGCCGCCTGCGGCGACCACGATCCCGAACTGTTCTTCCCGCTCTCCGACGTGGGCCCCGGGGCCCGGCAGGCGGAGCGGGCCAAGGCCGTCTGCGCCGGGTGCCCGGTTCGGACCCAGTGCCTGAGCTACGCGCTGGACCACGGCCTCGACCACGGTATCTTCGGCGGCGCCACCGAGCGCGAGCGCCGGGCGCTCAAGCGCGCCACCGCCGCGCCGCGGGCTGCCTGA
- a CDS encoding dioxygenase family protein: MTDDPNLPPGETPENGISRKRALQLGLLAVPAAAALSAAMPTAQSDAVPQNLEPTPECDDGDDPTIPQMEGPYFKPNSPRRTTLVTPQTPGTRLLVTGYVFTRSCLPVAQALLDFWQANSQGGYDNVGYNFRGHQFTGADGKFTLSTIVPGLYPGRTRHLHVKVQAPGRPILTTQLYFPNEPRNNTDPLFDPRLLMTVRNAPTGGREATFDFVLNIS; this comes from the coding sequence ATGACCGACGACCCGAACCTGCCCCCCGGGGAAACGCCAGAGAACGGCATTTCCCGCAAGCGCGCCCTGCAGCTCGGCCTGCTCGCCGTCCCGGCGGCCGCCGCGCTCAGCGCCGCCATGCCCACCGCGCAGTCCGACGCCGTACCGCAGAACCTGGAACCGACGCCGGAGTGCGACGACGGTGACGACCCCACCATCCCGCAGATGGAGGGCCCCTACTTCAAGCCGAACTCACCGCGGCGCACCACCCTGGTCACGCCGCAGACCCCGGGCACCAGGCTGCTGGTCACCGGGTACGTGTTCACCCGGTCCTGCCTGCCGGTGGCGCAGGCGCTGCTGGACTTCTGGCAGGCCAACAGCCAGGGCGGCTACGACAACGTGGGCTACAACTTCCGCGGGCACCAGTTCACCGGTGCCGACGGCAAGTTCACCCTGTCCACCATTGTGCCCGGGCTCTACCCGGGCCGGACGCGGCACCTGCACGTGAAGGTGCAGGCGCCCGGCAGGCCGATCCTGACCACACAGCTGTACTTCCCGAACGAACCACGCAACAACACCGATCCGCTCTTCGACCCGCGGTTGCTGATGACCGTGCGGAACGCCCCCACGGGCGGCCGGGAGGCGACCTTCGACTTCGTGCTGAACATCAGCTGA
- a CDS encoding STAS domain-containing protein has product MDRPGTTLEVRTERPAAGVVVVRAAGEIDLGTLTTWDTALAGALHSPPDVLVADLGGVEFLGSSGIATLVLVHRETAERGVDFRVAGATRPVLRALEATGVVTLLQLYDTVEQAIGRLSQTSTGSDSTP; this is encoded by the coding sequence GTGGACCGACCAGGCACGACCCTCGAGGTCCGGACCGAACGGCCCGCCGCGGGCGTGGTGGTGGTCCGCGCCGCCGGTGAGATCGACCTCGGCACGCTGACCACCTGGGACACCGCACTGGCCGGCGCCCTGCACTCCCCGCCCGACGTGCTCGTCGCCGATCTGGGCGGCGTGGAGTTCCTCGGCAGCAGCGGGATCGCCACGCTGGTGCTGGTGCACCGGGAGACCGCCGAGCGCGGGGTCGACTTCCGTGTCGCCGGGGCCACCCGGCCGGTGCTGCGGGCGCTGGAAGCGACCGGCGTCGTCACCCTGCTGCAGCTCTACGACACCGTCGAGCAGGCCATCGGCCGGCTGAGTCAGACGAGCACCGGCAGCGATTCCACCCCGTAG
- a CDS encoding amidohydrolase family protein has product MRSLLAGGSVFDAASGEVSRADVVLDGDRIVSVGTDLDGDEAVDCTGGLLLPGFIDCHTHVCMSQTLGDPFGLPRTARALSAVPVLRTLLGLGITTVRDAWGADAGLRLALERGWIEGPQVLLSLRQIGTTGSIGDHWTPVTGKVDFFGDPSMPDPVFDGPDQARAVVRRMVRAGADWLKVAATGSVAAGTGVHDTQLTAEEMAALVDEAARQGGRKVLVHAHGARAAELAARAGAASVEHGIYLDEAAVAAMAAAGTWFVPTLSCTHGLEDVPAERVEAHRESVRLALAAGVPIALGTDNPVTPHTEALREIHYLAEAGLGAAGALRASTLDAARLLGLAADRGEITERKRADLVLLDGTELDTAGLAGRIRAVWHNGEPVSRA; this is encoded by the coding sequence ATGCGATCCCTCCTGGCCGGCGGCTCGGTGTTCGACGCCGCCTCCGGCGAAGTGAGCCGGGCCGACGTGGTGCTCGACGGCGACCGGATCGTCTCGGTCGGCACCGACCTCGACGGCGACGAGGCGGTCGACTGCACCGGCGGCCTGCTGCTGCCCGGGTTCATCGACTGCCACACCCACGTCTGCATGTCGCAGACCCTCGGCGACCCGTTCGGGCTGCCGCGCACGGCCCGCGCGCTGTCCGCGGTGCCGGTGCTGCGCACCCTGCTCGGCCTCGGCATCACCACCGTGCGCGACGCCTGGGGCGCCGACGCCGGCCTGCGGCTGGCGCTGGAGCGGGGCTGGATCGAGGGCCCGCAGGTGCTGCTCAGCCTGCGGCAGATCGGGACCACCGGGAGCATCGGCGACCACTGGACCCCGGTCACCGGGAAGGTCGACTTCTTCGGCGACCCGTCGATGCCCGATCCGGTGTTCGACGGCCCCGACCAGGCTCGCGCGGTGGTCCGGCGGATGGTGCGCGCGGGGGCGGACTGGCTCAAGGTGGCCGCGACGGGGTCCGTCGCCGCCGGGACCGGGGTGCACGACACCCAGCTCACCGCCGAGGAGATGGCGGCGCTGGTCGACGAGGCGGCGAGGCAGGGCGGGCGGAAGGTGCTGGTCCACGCCCACGGTGCCCGCGCGGCGGAACTGGCGGCACGGGCGGGTGCGGCGAGCGTCGAGCACGGGATCTACCTGGACGAGGCGGCCGTCGCGGCGATGGCCGCGGCCGGGACCTGGTTCGTGCCGACGTTGTCCTGCACGCACGGCCTCGAGGACGTCCCCGCCGAGCGGGTCGAGGCGCACCGGGAGTCGGTGCGCCTCGCGCTGGCGGCCGGGGTGCCGATCGCGCTGGGCACCGACAACCCGGTGACCCCGCACACCGAGGCCCTGCGGGAGATCCACTACCTCGCCGAAGCCGGGCTCGGCGCGGCCGGCGCCCTGCGCGCGTCCACTTTGGACGCCGCACGATTGCTCGGGCTGGCGGCCGACCGCGGTGAGATCACCGAGCGCAAGCGCGCGGATCTGGTGCTGCTGGACGGGACCGAGCTGGACACCGCCGGCCTGGCGGGCCGGATCCGGGCGGTGTGGCACAACGGCGAGCCGGTCAGCCGCGCCTGA
- a CDS encoding ABC transporter permease subunit — translation MLLRSTAAELTKLARRPANWLMLAVGTALGLTFTYLLPLAGAAGAAGAPNSDRGLAATLPDQLVGNSIGGLPVFLGAIALVIGVLAVGTEYGWGTWKTVLTQGPSRLVVYGGKLVALAAAMLVLVLTIFATGALVSTAIALSEGSPMTWPAVGDLVTGVGAGWLIASTWAVLGALLAIGMRGVALPMGLGLVWLLVVQNLLLGVAAPLLPWVNDLQLGLPGSNAGSLVASLGASTRSPGVAELTSPLQATLVLAAYLLTFTTLGGWLLHRRDVL, via the coding sequence ATGCTGCTGCGTAGCACCGCCGCGGAACTGACCAAGCTGGCGCGGCGGCCGGCGAACTGGCTGATGCTGGCCGTGGGCACCGCGCTCGGGCTGACCTTCACCTACCTGCTCCCGCTGGCCGGGGCCGCCGGCGCGGCCGGGGCACCGAACAGCGATCGCGGACTCGCGGCCACCCTGCCGGACCAGCTCGTCGGCAACTCGATCGGCGGGCTCCCGGTGTTCCTCGGCGCCATCGCGCTGGTCATCGGGGTGCTCGCGGTCGGCACCGAATACGGCTGGGGCACCTGGAAGACCGTGCTCACCCAGGGGCCGTCACGGCTGGTGGTCTACGGCGGGAAGCTGGTCGCACTGGCCGCGGCGATGCTCGTGCTGGTGCTGACGATCTTCGCCACCGGCGCGCTGGTGAGCACGGCGATCGCCCTGTCGGAAGGCTCGCCGATGACGTGGCCCGCGGTGGGCGACCTGGTCACCGGCGTCGGCGCGGGCTGGCTGATCGCCTCGACGTGGGCGGTGCTGGGCGCGCTGCTCGCGATCGGGATGCGCGGGGTGGCGCTGCCGATGGGCCTGGGCCTGGTGTGGCTGCTGGTGGTGCAGAACCTGCTGCTGGGCGTGGCCGCGCCGCTGCTGCCCTGGGTGAATGACCTGCAGCTCGGCCTGCCGGGTTCGAACGCGGGTTCGCTGGTGGCCTCGCTGGGCGCCTCGACGCGGTCGCCGGGTGTGGCGGAACTGACCAGCCCCCTGCAGGCGACACTGGTGCTCGCCGCCTACCTGCTCACCTTCACCACCCTGGGTGGCTGGCTCCTGCACCGCCGCGACGTGCTCTGA
- a CDS encoding cytochrome P450 gives MSAWLARRYLSRVRKKGFDLSKLGVFPESALMPLRRDGLDPVPELARLRAREPISKLDIPFGVNVWLVSGYEESKAVLSDAVRFSNDFANLVGESGANADANPGGLGFADPPVHTRLRKLLTPEFTMRRLSRLKPGIARIIDERLDAMAAASVDGPVDLVAEFALPIPSLVICELLGVPYEDREEFQHLSVSRFDLFSGAEASLGAISESLEYLLGVVRKQRENPGDGLLGMIIKEHGDEVDDRELAGLADGVLTGGFETTASMLALGALVLLQDGDTFKRIHDDDAAIGGFVEEALRHLTVVQAAFPRFAREDLEIGGVRIGQGDVVVCSLSGANRDPKFGPALEDFDAFRAPTSHVAFGYGVHRCIGAELARMELRAAYPALVRRFPDLRLAVPAHELSFRKVSVVYGVESLPVLV, from the coding sequence GTGAGTGCCTGGCTGGCACGCCGGTATCTCAGCAGGGTGCGCAAAAAGGGCTTCGACCTGTCGAAACTGGGGGTGTTCCCGGAGTCGGCGCTGATGCCGCTGCGCCGCGACGGGCTCGACCCGGTGCCCGAACTGGCGCGGCTGCGGGCGAGAGAACCGATCAGCAAACTCGACATCCCGTTCGGGGTGAACGTCTGGCTGGTTTCCGGTTACGAGGAGTCGAAGGCGGTGCTCAGCGACGCCGTCCGGTTCAGCAACGACTTCGCCAACCTGGTCGGGGAGAGCGGCGCGAACGCCGACGCCAATCCCGGCGGTCTCGGTTTCGCCGATCCGCCGGTGCACACCCGGCTGCGCAAGCTGCTGACCCCCGAATTCACCATGCGCAGGCTCTCGCGGCTCAAGCCCGGCATCGCCCGGATCATCGACGAGCGGCTCGACGCGATGGCCGCGGCCTCGGTGGACGGCCCGGTGGACCTGGTCGCGGAGTTCGCGCTGCCGATCCCGTCGCTGGTCATCTGCGAGCTGCTCGGCGTGCCGTATGAGGACCGCGAGGAGTTCCAGCACCTCAGTGTGTCGCGGTTCGACCTGTTCAGCGGCGCGGAGGCCTCGCTCGGCGCGATCTCGGAGTCACTGGAGTACCTGCTCGGCGTGGTCCGCAAGCAGCGGGAGAACCCGGGCGACGGCCTGCTCGGCATGATCATCAAGGAGCACGGCGACGAGGTCGACGACCGGGAACTCGCCGGTCTCGCCGACGGCGTGCTGACCGGCGGCTTCGAGACCACCGCCAGCATGCTCGCGCTCGGCGCGCTCGTCCTGCTGCAGGACGGCGACACGTTCAAGCGCATCCACGACGACGACGCGGCCATCGGCGGTTTCGTCGAGGAAGCGCTGCGGCACCTCACCGTGGTGCAGGCGGCCTTCCCGCGGTTCGCCAGGGAGGACCTGGAGATCGGCGGGGTGCGGATCGGCCAGGGCGACGTGGTGGTGTGCTCGCTCAGCGGGGCGAACCGCGATCCGAAGTTCGGGCCCGCGCTGGAGGACTTCGACGCCTTCCGCGCCCCGACCTCGCACGTGGCCTTCGGGTACGGCGTGCACCGCTGCATCGGCGCCGAGCTGGCGCGGATGGAGCTGCGGGCGGCCTACCCGGCGCTGGTCCGGCGGTTCCCCGACCTGCGGCTGGCGGTGCCCGCGCACGAACTGAGCTTCCGCAAGGTCTCGGTGGTCTACGGGGTGGAATCGCTGCCGGTGCTCGTCTGA
- a CDS encoding nitric oxide synthase oxygenase, which translates to MTGTAVRVDFPPGQRLGGERSVTFAAAEEFLRLLYQEQASDGELSLRLNEVRREIERTGSYRHTGSELGFGARVAWRNADRCIGRLYWRSLKIRDRRGVTDAADIAEECFAHLREVTRGGRIRSAVTIFAPDSSAGRGPRIRNEQLIRYAAYRGPGETVLGDPRNLAFTEFAQRLGWCPPRRRGPFDLLPLIVETAGSEPRWFALPADVVLEVPLSHPDLPWFAELGLRWHAVPVISHMPLEIGGVRYPAAPFNGWYMGTEVGARNLADTGRYDLLPLIARRLGLRTGSERTLWRDRAMVELTAAVHHSFDLAGVTITDHHTEAHRFLEHLRREEAAGRRCRADWSWIVPPLSGSQTPVFHRYYDPPDPGVRPAFLPAEPAGQPGRANSSPCTGSAAGGPASAGGSSGA; encoded by the coding sequence GTGACCGGAACCGCCGTACGAGTGGATTTCCCGCCGGGGCAGCGGCTGGGTGGTGAACGCAGCGTCACCTTCGCGGCGGCGGAGGAGTTCCTGCGTTTGCTGTACCAGGAGCAAGCTTCTGACGGCGAGTTGTCCTTGCGGTTGAACGAAGTCCGGCGCGAGATCGAGCGGACGGGAAGTTACCGGCACACCGGGTCCGAGCTGGGGTTCGGCGCCCGTGTCGCCTGGCGCAACGCCGACCGGTGCATCGGCAGGCTCTATTGGCGGAGCCTCAAAATCCGTGATCGCCGCGGAGTCACCGACGCCGCCGATATTGCCGAGGAATGTTTCGCGCACCTGCGTGAGGTGACCAGGGGCGGGCGGATCAGATCCGCGGTCACGATCTTCGCCCCCGATTCTTCCGCAGGTCGCGGGCCACGGATCCGGAACGAACAATTGATCCGTTATGCGGCGTACCGCGGTCCGGGTGAAACGGTGCTCGGCGACCCGCGCAACCTCGCGTTCACCGAGTTCGCCCAGCGGCTGGGCTGGTGCCCGCCGCGGCGGCGCGGGCCGTTCGACCTGCTGCCGCTGATCGTCGAGACGGCCGGGAGCGAGCCGCGCTGGTTCGCCCTGCCCGCGGACGTGGTGCTCGAGGTGCCGCTGAGCCACCCGGACCTGCCGTGGTTCGCCGAACTCGGCCTGCGCTGGCACGCGGTGCCGGTGATCAGCCACATGCCGCTGGAGATCGGTGGCGTGCGGTACCCGGCGGCGCCGTTCAACGGCTGGTACATGGGCACCGAGGTGGGGGCGCGCAACCTCGCCGACACCGGCCGGTACGACCTGCTGCCGCTGATCGCGCGGCGGCTGGGGCTGCGCACGGGAAGCGAGCGCACGCTGTGGCGCGACCGCGCGATGGTGGAACTGACCGCGGCCGTGCACCACTCGTTCGACCTGGCCGGGGTGACGATCACCGACCACCACACCGAAGCGCACCGGTTCCTCGAGCACCTGCGGCGCGAGGAAGCCGCCGGGCGGCGGTGCCGCGCGGACTGGAGCTGGATCGTGCCGCCGCTCTCGGGCAGTCAGACGCCGGTGTTCCACCGCTACTACGACCCGCCGGACCCGGGTGTGCGCCCCGCGTTCCTGCCCGCCGAGCCCGCAGGTCAGCCCGGCAGGGCGAACAGCTCTCCCTGCACCGGCTCGGCGGCCGGTGGCCCGGCTTCGGCGGGCGGCTCGTCCGGGGCCTGA
- a CDS encoding L-threonylcarbamoyladenylate synthase produces the protein MARYFDVHPDNPQRRAIGQVVRLIREDGLIAYPTDSCYALGCQLGNKNGIDRIKEIRALDDKHHFTLICQDFAQLGQFVHVSNAVFRLVKAATPGKYTFILPATKEVPRRLMHQKKKTVGVRIPEHVVTQALVAELGEPLLSSTLLLPDQEEPMTQGWEIKERLDHQVDAVLDSGECGTEPTTVIDLSEGEPEIVRVGAGDTSRFE, from the coding sequence ATGGCCAGGTACTTCGACGTGCACCCCGACAACCCCCAGCGCCGGGCGATCGGCCAGGTGGTCCGGCTGATCCGCGAAGACGGCCTGATCGCCTACCCCACGGACTCGTGCTACGCGCTGGGGTGCCAGTTGGGGAACAAGAACGGGATCGACCGGATCAAGGAGATCCGCGCGCTCGACGACAAGCACCACTTCACCCTGATCTGCCAGGACTTCGCCCAGCTCGGCCAGTTCGTGCACGTGAGCAACGCGGTGTTCCGGCTGGTCAAGGCGGCCACGCCGGGTAAGTACACGTTCATCCTGCCGGCCACCAAGGAGGTCCCGCGCCGGCTGATGCACCAGAAGAAGAAGACCGTCGGCGTGCGGATCCCCGAGCACGTGGTCACCCAGGCGCTGGTCGCCGAACTCGGCGAACCGCTGCTTTCGAGCACGCTGCTGCTGCCGGACCAGGAAGAGCCGATGACCCAGGGGTGGGAGATCAAGGAGCGGCTCGACCACCAGGTCGACGCGGTGCTCGACTCGGGGGAGTGCGGGACCGAGCCCACCACGGTGATCGACCTGTCCGAGGGCGAGCCGGAGATCGTGCGCGTGGGCGCGGGCGATACCTCACGCTTCGAGTGA
- a CDS encoding GntR family transcriptional regulator has translation MTRTAPDPAPAAGGGPARDRVYIWLRDGIISGELEAGRFLDEHWVSGVVGVSRTPVREAFHRLAAERFISLLPRKGAQVRTVTARELEEVYQTRRLIEGHAIALLCATRAGVPEQMSELLEAMERAGEAGEWFEVSGLDRAFHRAMVNAAGNSVLTEVYDTLRSRQQRVAVRALQARPDRLPVINAEHRELVAALDRHDETEAVRILNQHLRPVSEVLSLLPD, from the coding sequence ATGACCAGGACCGCACCGGATCCGGCGCCCGCGGCGGGCGGTGGGCCCGCGCGCGACCGGGTGTACATCTGGCTGCGCGACGGGATCATCTCCGGCGAGCTCGAAGCCGGGCGGTTCCTCGACGAGCACTGGGTTTCCGGCGTGGTCGGGGTGTCGCGCACCCCGGTGCGGGAGGCCTTCCACCGGCTGGCCGCCGAGCGGTTCATCAGCCTGCTGCCGCGCAAGGGCGCGCAGGTCAGGACGGTCACCGCGCGGGAACTGGAGGAGGTCTACCAGACCCGGCGGCTGATCGAGGGGCACGCCATCGCGTTGCTGTGCGCGACGCGCGCCGGGGTGCCGGAGCAGATGTCCGAACTCCTGGAAGCGATGGAACGCGCCGGGGAGGCCGGGGAGTGGTTCGAGGTGTCCGGGCTGGACCGCGCCTTCCACCGGGCGATGGTGAACGCCGCCGGGAACTCGGTGCTCACCGAGGTGTACGACACGCTGCGCTCCCGCCAGCAACGGGTCGCGGTGCGCGCGCTGCAGGCCCGCCCGGACCGGCTGCCGGTGATCAACGCCGAGCACCGCGAGCTGGTCGCCGCCCTCGACCGGCACGACGAGACCGAGGCGGTGCGCATCCTGAACCAGCACCTGCGCCCGGTCTCGGAAGTCCTCTCCCTGCTGCCCGACTGA
- a CDS encoding LuxR C-terminal-related transcriptional regulator: MTEQLAMVGRADALAALDAVAAPALILVGGEAGIGKTRLVAGMRETGRRLAGRCSPLREPLPLGPVVEALGVAGGFPALRQVLDDAGPATLVIEDLHWADNATWEFLRYLCPRLPPRLRVVVTYRPRETRPVDLAAGAASAVEIDLRPLDKAEAAELAAAHLGVRTVSAAFADRLYELTAGVPFVIEEVVRALPDSTALFGELRPSVALRGSFAERLGRISAQARKVVVAAAVFAVPVEESLLGTPEAVDEALDAGLLVTTSPGRFSTRHALASRAIEDLLSPAERRAVHRSAADALAAVEPAPALRLAHHSREAGRLGDWVRYALAAGEQAYRTGEGDAVVDQLAGALAAPGVARDDRLRLATLLGRVAGHGSRHDVAIKALHGLLTEEFSPVQRGEIRLALAMLLCGQGCDRPAGRHQLTVAAGELAPRPDLAARAMAALAVAGDGTEAVVDRRKWAERALALLDRVEDRGVRTAVRVNHATVLLYAGDPGGRAAAERVLAEPGDPAQLARGAVNFADAAAWLGRPEDARRMLTRARELAGPEKDEYLATVMAGARLRADFAAGDWAGLADRAEAVRVDAWRLPELVAEARLVLGELALAHGDLVTARHELHAVAEVAARDLSMPMLLAARTALARIDPAPLTDLLAAIRKQDLWVWAADVVPLVARCSPHEAGQLLSEFQAGIDGLDAPLAAAAAHLTSGIVHGRENSFVTAVEGYSGLGRRYSALRATEALAESRLRGRDEKTMVRTVAEYTALGASWDAARCAETLRRHGFRLPHRRGRRGYGQALSPREKSVAELAGRGLTNRQIAESLFLSIRTVEAHVASAMRKRGIRDRRLLAGE, from the coding sequence TTGACCGAGCAACTCGCGATGGTCGGGCGCGCTGACGCGCTGGCCGCGCTCGACGCCGTCGCCGCGCCCGCGCTGATCCTCGTCGGCGGGGAGGCCGGCATCGGCAAGACCCGCCTGGTGGCCGGGATGCGGGAGACCGGGCGGCGGCTGGCCGGGCGGTGTTCGCCGTTGCGCGAACCGTTGCCGCTCGGGCCGGTGGTCGAAGCGCTCGGCGTCGCCGGTGGTTTCCCCGCGTTGCGCCAGGTGCTCGACGACGCCGGTCCGGCTACGCTGGTCATCGAGGACCTGCACTGGGCCGACAACGCCACCTGGGAGTTCCTGCGGTACCTGTGCCCGCGGCTCCCACCGCGGCTGCGGGTCGTGGTGACCTATCGGCCGCGGGAAACGCGCCCGGTCGACCTCGCCGCCGGTGCCGCGTCGGCGGTGGAGATCGACCTGCGGCCGCTGGACAAAGCCGAAGCCGCGGAACTGGCCGCCGCGCACCTCGGCGTGCGGACCGTGTCCGCGGCCTTCGCCGACCGGTTGTACGAACTCACCGCGGGGGTGCCGTTCGTCATCGAGGAAGTGGTGCGCGCACTGCCCGATTCCACCGCGTTGTTCGGTGAGCTGCGGCCGTCGGTGGCGTTGCGCGGCTCGTTCGCCGAACGCCTCGGCCGGATTTCCGCGCAGGCGCGGAAAGTGGTGGTCGCCGCGGCGGTTTTCGCGGTACCGGTGGAGGAATCGCTTCTGGGCACACCCGAAGCGGTCGACGAGGCACTGGACGCCGGGTTGCTGGTGACGACCAGTCCCGGCCGGTTTTCCACGCGCCACGCGCTGGCTTCCCGTGCCATCGAGGACCTGCTCTCACCCGCCGAACGCCGTGCCGTGCACCGGAGTGCCGCCGACGCACTGGCTGCCGTCGAACCGGCGCCCGCGCTGCGCTTGGCCCACCACAGCCGCGAAGCCGGGCGGCTGGGGGACTGGGTGCGGTACGCGCTGGCGGCCGGTGAGCAGGCCTACCGGACCGGCGAAGGCGACGCCGTGGTCGACCAGCTGGCCGGGGCGCTGGCAGCACCCGGGGTGGCGCGGGACGACCGCCTGCGCCTGGCGACCCTGCTCGGCCGGGTGGCCGGGCACGGCAGCAGGCACGACGTCGCGATCAAGGCGCTCCACGGACTGCTCACCGAGGAGTTTTCCCCGGTGCAGCGCGGGGAAATCCGGCTCGCGCTGGCGATGCTGCTGTGCGGGCAGGGTTGTGACCGGCCCGCCGGACGGCACCAGCTCACCGTGGCGGCCGGGGAACTGGCGCCGCGCCCGGACCTCGCCGCCCGCGCCATGGCGGCGCTCGCGGTGGCCGGGGACGGCACGGAAGCCGTGGTGGACCGCCGGAAGTGGGCCGAACGCGCGCTGGCGCTGCTGGACCGGGTCGAGGATCGCGGGGTGCGCACCGCGGTCCGGGTCAACCACGCGACCGTGCTGCTCTACGCCGGTGATCCCGGCGGGCGGGCCGCGGCGGAGCGGGTGCTCGCCGAGCCGGGGGACCCCGCGCAACTGGCCAGGGGCGCGGTCAACTTCGCCGACGCGGCCGCCTGGCTCGGCCGCCCCGAGGACGCGCGCCGGATGCTCACGCGGGCGCGGGAACTGGCCGGTCCGGAAAAGGACGAATACCTGGCGACGGTGATGGCGGGCGCCCGGCTGCGGGCCGATTTCGCCGCCGGGGACTGGGCGGGGCTGGCCGACCGCGCCGAGGCGGTCCGCGTGGACGCCTGGCGGCTGCCCGAACTCGTCGCGGAGGCCCGGCTGGTGCTCGGTGAACTGGCGCTGGCGCACGGCGATCTGGTGACCGCGCGGCACGAACTGCACGCGGTGGCCGAGGTCGCCGCCCGTGACCTGTCCATGCCGATGCTGCTGGCCGCGCGGACCGCGCTCGCGCGGATCGATCCGGCGCCGCTGACCGATTTGCTGGCGGCGATCCGCAAACAGGACCTGTGGGTGTGGGCCGCCGATGTGGTGCCGCTCGTGGCGCGGTGTTCACCCCATGAAGCCGGTCAATTACTCAGCGAATTCCAGGCCGGAATCGACGGCCTGGACGCCCCGCTCGCGGCGGCCGCCGCCCATCTCACCAGCGGAATCGTGCACGGACGCGAAAACAGTTTCGTCACCGCCGTCGAAGGGTACTCGGGCCTCGGCCGACGGTATTCCGCCTTGCGCGCGACCGAGGCTCTGGCGGAATCGCGGCTACGAGGGAGGGACGAGAAAACGATGGTTCGCACGGTCGCCGAATACACCGCGCTCGGCGCTTCCTGGGACGCCGCCAGATGTGCGGAGACATTGCGGCGGCACGGTTTCCGGCTGCCGCACCGAAGAGGCAGACGGGGCTACGGACAGGCTTTGTCACCGCGGGAGAAATCGGTCGCCGAACTGGCCGGGCGCGGGCTGACCAATCGTCAGATCGCCGAATCGCTGTTCCTGTCCATCCGCACGGTCGAGGCCCACGTGGCCAGCGCGATGCGCAAGCGCGGCATCCGCGACCGGCGCCTGCTCGCCGGGGAATAA
- a CDS encoding SRPBCC domain-containing protein, with protein sequence MRGTGGMTEDGRFALRFERRFEHPREKVWRALTERDELRGWFVQILDYDRSRLEFAEGAELAFVPKSGDTGTGTVVHADRPRLLEYTWDGETLRFELAADGEHACVLVFTNVLDDGETGSAVAPGWQAGLDLLAELLDRR encoded by the coding sequence GTGCGGGGTACCGGGGGAATGACCGAGGACGGCCGGTTCGCGCTGCGGTTCGAACGGCGTTTCGAGCACCCGCGGGAGAAGGTCTGGCGCGCGCTGACCGAGCGGGACGAACTGCGGGGGTGGTTCGTGCAGATCCTCGACTACGACCGGTCGCGGCTGGAGTTCGCCGAGGGCGCCGAACTGGCCTTCGTGCCGAAGTCGGGGGACACCGGGACGGGCACGGTCGTCCACGCCGACCGCCCGCGGCTGCTGGAGTACACCTGGGACGGCGAGACCCTGCGCTTCGAGCTGGCCGCCGACGGCGAGCACGCCTGCGTGCTGGTGTTCACCAATGTGCTCGACGACGGTGAAACCGGTTCCGCGGTCGCTCCTGGCTGGCAGGCCGGATTGGACCTGCTCGCCGAATTGCTCGACCGCCGGTAA